The following are from one region of the Rosistilla carotiformis genome:
- a CDS encoding serine/threonine protein kinase codes for MNANTPTSLSFETDAISVVDQLRERFEHAWQTEAKAPEIDRFLREASCGDVPLMSMAMLELVCLDISLRWREPNPSDRIDDQSSLGTRPTADDYAKLLLKGESKSPPMRWIEAEYLARIQSDEPGRVDELRAHYANRPEIAKRLQDLQVKDSLPDTHFKTCVATNRPTNTSIRCPNCGLENRASELGDTTAFHCIGCNTRLRFIAPEPMLAAQFPSTRFQFQEKIGNGSFGVVWKAFDLQLKRLVAVKQPHPTVLNQAVRERFLRESRAAAKLHHEGIVSVYDVCTTQNDAPVIVSEFIDGPNLAERIAKEKMIGIRKAVGLASQLADALSHAHSQGIIHRDLKPGNILIDAAGKPHVADFGLAKDFQNDVALTCDGDVLGTAAYMSPEQARGEGSEADLRCDLYALGVILFELVTGERPFRGTVQMLLHQVIHDQHPSPRKLNSSVPTDVETIIMKCLEKSPENRYQSAGELRDDLQRFLNYEPIHATPPTPLDRLIRWYPSHATEMLGTYFIIAPLTWVFFIIGGLWDADRTDSLALSSPVFLPWALIWIAVGSYILKKNHWCEAISALLLLGFMSLPIFINDNSQSITLICLISFFGTALHIGSLISRWLRRHTATD; via the coding sequence GTGAACGCAAACACCCCCACCTCGCTGAGCTTTGAGACCGACGCAATCAGCGTCGTCGATCAACTGCGCGAACGCTTCGAGCACGCATGGCAGACAGAAGCGAAGGCGCCTGAAATCGATCGCTTCTTGCGAGAAGCGTCGTGTGGCGATGTTCCGTTGATGTCGATGGCGATGCTTGAATTAGTATGCCTCGACATCTCGCTTCGCTGGCGTGAACCCAACCCCAGCGATCGCATTGACGACCAGAGCTCGCTCGGCACGCGCCCCACGGCCGATGACTATGCAAAGCTCTTGCTTAAGGGCGAGTCCAAGTCGCCGCCAATGAGGTGGATCGAAGCGGAGTATCTTGCGCGAATCCAGTCGGACGAACCCGGCCGCGTCGACGAACTGCGTGCCCACTATGCCAACCGCCCGGAGATTGCCAAACGATTGCAGGACCTGCAGGTCAAAGATTCATTACCTGACACCCATTTCAAAACGTGCGTCGCGACGAACCGGCCGACCAACACGAGCATTCGCTGTCCCAATTGTGGACTCGAGAACAGAGCGTCGGAACTTGGAGACACGACCGCGTTTCACTGCATTGGCTGCAACACACGCCTGCGTTTCATCGCGCCCGAACCGATGCTGGCAGCTCAGTTTCCGTCGACGCGTTTTCAATTCCAAGAAAAGATCGGCAACGGCAGCTTTGGAGTCGTCTGGAAGGCCTTCGACTTACAACTGAAACGGCTGGTGGCGGTAAAACAGCCCCACCCCACCGTCCTGAACCAAGCGGTTCGGGAGCGGTTTCTTCGCGAATCACGTGCAGCGGCGAAACTGCACCACGAAGGCATTGTATCGGTCTACGATGTCTGCACTACGCAGAATGATGCTCCGGTGATCGTTTCGGAATTCATCGACGGCCCCAACCTTGCCGAACGAATCGCGAAGGAAAAGATGATTGGGATCCGAAAGGCCGTCGGCCTAGCATCCCAGCTTGCCGACGCTCTTTCGCATGCCCACAGCCAAGGAATCATCCACCGCGACCTGAAGCCGGGGAACATTCTTATCGACGCCGCGGGAAAACCCCACGTCGCCGACTTTGGCCTGGCCAAGGACTTCCAGAACGACGTGGCCCTCACCTGCGACGGCGATGTGCTGGGAACCGCCGCATACATGTCGCCGGAACAGGCACGCGGGGAGGGGAGCGAAGCGGACCTGCGGTGCGACCTGTATGCACTGGGCGTGATCCTGTTCGAACTGGTGACAGGCGAGCGCCCCTTCCGCGGGACCGTGCAAATGCTGTTGCACCAAGTCATCCACGACCAGCACCCATCGCCGCGAAAACTAAACTCTTCGGTACCGACCGATGTCGAAACGATCATCATGAAGTGCCTCGAAAAGAGCCCCGAAAATCGCTACCAATCCGCGGGCGAACTGCGCGACGATTTGCAGCGATTCCTGAACTACGAACCGATCCACGCAACCCCACCGACGCCGCTGGACCGGTTGATCCGTTGGTACCCATCGCACGCAACGGAAATGCTGGGGACCTACTTTATCATCGCGCCGCTGACTTGGGTCTTCTTCATTATCGGCGGACTGTGGGACGCCGACCGCACCGACTCCTTAGCACTCTCTTCACCCGTCTTCCTGCCGTGGGCATTGATCTGGATCGCTGTCGGCAGCTACATCTTGAAGAAAAATCATTGGTGCGAAGCCATCAGCGCCCTGCTGCTGCTCGGCTTCATGTCGCTGCCGATCTTCATCAACGACAACTCGCAATCGATCACGCTGATCTGCCTGATCTCCTTTTTTGGCACCGCACTCCACATCGGATCATTGATCAGCCGCTGGCTGCGCCGTCACACAGCGACCGATTAA
- a CDS encoding PIG-L deacetylase family protein yields the protein MRHCKLLFAMAVMLVASSISVGAEESEGSDGKLRIICFGAHPDDAEYKSGGTAALWAKQGHHVKLVSVTNGDIGHWQMAGGALAKRRIAESAEVAKRLGVTSQVLDIHDGELMPTLENRRTITRLIRDWDADIVIAHRPWDYHPDHRYVGVLVQDAAFMVTVPYFCPDVPALKKNPLFLYSSDRFKKPYPFDPDIAVAIDDVFEQKVDALMALESQTFEGGALGSAEKMAQVPPASQPELRRQWLRERWDQRAGGESRQYRQALNRWYGPERGEQVKYAEAFEICEYGLQPSDEEIRKMFPFFGASD from the coding sequence ATGAGGCACTGCAAGCTGTTGTTCGCGATGGCGGTTATGTTGGTTGCGAGTTCGATTTCGGTAGGGGCTGAAGAGAGCGAGGGGAGCGACGGGAAGCTGCGGATCATCTGTTTTGGAGCACATCCCGATGATGCGGAATACAAAAGCGGCGGGACAGCGGCGCTGTGGGCCAAACAGGGGCATCACGTCAAACTGGTTTCGGTGACCAATGGCGATATCGGCCATTGGCAGATGGCCGGCGGTGCTCTGGCCAAACGACGTATCGCGGAATCGGCGGAAGTCGCAAAACGGTTGGGAGTGACTTCGCAAGTCCTCGACATCCACGACGGTGAATTGATGCCAACGCTCGAAAATCGTCGCACGATCACTCGGTTGATTCGCGACTGGGACGCTGACATCGTGATCGCGCACCGTCCGTGGGACTATCATCCCGACCATCGCTACGTCGGTGTCTTGGTGCAGGACGCCGCGTTTATGGTCACGGTTCCCTATTTTTGTCCCGACGTTCCCGCTTTGAAAAAGAACCCGTTGTTTCTTTATTCGAGCGATCGTTTTAAGAAACCCTATCCGTTCGATCCCGATATCGCGGTAGCCATCGATGACGTGTTCGAACAGAAAGTCGACGCATTGATGGCGTTGGAGTCGCAAACCTTCGAGGGAGGTGCGTTGGGGAGCGCAGAAAAAATGGCACAGGTGCCGCCGGCGTCGCAACCCGAATTGCGTCGACAATGGCTGCGCGAACGGTGGGATCAACGGGCCGGCGGAGAGTCGCGGCAGTATCGCCAGGCGCTTAATCGTTGGTACGGACCCGAGCGTGGCGAGCAGGTGAAATATGCCGAAGCCTTCGAGATCTGCGAGTATGGTCTTCAGCCGTCCGACGAAGAGATACGGAAGATGTTTCCATTTTTTGGTGCGTCGGACTAA
- a CDS encoding alpha/beta hydrolase → MKFSPLAIAMALLVNVATAGVTLAAEPDPWNVYQGDLPDSANALRFNIDACVEISRQHVDPAGKQAWEASKESLAEELREAIGLSPWPAKTPLNVQVTGRADRDGYTIENLAFESFPGFYVTANLYVAKDVEGPMPAIVVTAGHAMEEGKNYDLYRTAQLGLVRQGYVVLAYDPVGQGERKLRGYGHAVSYPAMLVGHTNLRYMLWDSIRSVDYLETRADVDPKRIGIAGNSGGGLNTMYAMPVESRFAAGASFCCLCSYEAWIKDGGNHCICNHLPGIAQHMEQFQFVGLAAPRAFMAGNGQKDPIFPIGGTRDTIRRAQQIYGLYDSADHVALRDAPAGHGWSKPLREAGYGWFNRFLQGRGDGSPVAEPEIPLEDRSSKDLYVFKDGKLPADAKSYVDLVREEADRLVQGYAGVPSDADEYAAWAKDLRGKLWETLGGKPVEFESPAAEHGAFDWEGHSVKRLSIRTERDLEVPALLIQPEDAQGPMPLVIVLDAGGKQAAMKSETVGRLLDQPIAVLALDVRSLGEGKVNPNQCASDAIVLGRPLLAQQAWDVISAARTLSGQEEFDKVAVYGRGSTGLIAMLAAALSDEIDAVATQWTIGSFVDAIADPLPQPMWVYAPNILKVADVSQLAALCAPRPLLWANPVDGKKEAITGANGKLLFDPVLAAYRATDAESDAKLATGKESDQAAGDFLIKTLLP, encoded by the coding sequence ATGAAATTTTCGCCGTTGGCCATTGCGATGGCACTTCTCGTAAACGTCGCTACCGCAGGCGTGACGCTCGCCGCCGAACCCGACCCTTGGAACGTCTATCAAGGCGACTTGCCCGACAGTGCCAATGCGTTGCGATTTAATATCGACGCCTGTGTGGAGATCAGCCGGCAGCATGTCGATCCCGCGGGAAAGCAGGCCTGGGAAGCATCGAAAGAGTCGTTGGCGGAGGAGCTGCGAGAGGCGATTGGTTTGTCGCCGTGGCCCGCGAAGACGCCGTTGAACGTTCAGGTGACCGGGCGTGCCGATCGGGATGGCTATACGATCGAAAATCTCGCCTTCGAAAGCTTCCCCGGCTTTTACGTGACGGCGAATCTGTATGTGGCCAAAGATGTCGAAGGGCCGATGCCGGCGATCGTTGTCACGGCGGGACATGCGATGGAAGAGGGGAAGAATTACGATCTGTACCGCACGGCCCAGCTAGGCTTGGTGCGTCAGGGATATGTGGTGTTGGCTTATGATCCGGTGGGCCAGGGGGAGCGAAAGTTGCGGGGGTACGGGCACGCGGTCAGCTACCCTGCGATGTTGGTTGGGCACACGAATCTACGCTACATGTTGTGGGACAGCATCCGCTCGGTCGACTATTTGGAGACGCGAGCGGATGTCGATCCGAAGCGGATCGGAATCGCGGGGAATTCTGGCGGCGGACTAAACACGATGTATGCGATGCCGGTCGAGAGTCGGTTTGCTGCGGGAGCGTCGTTCTGTTGTCTGTGTTCTTATGAAGCTTGGATCAAAGATGGAGGCAATCACTGTATCTGCAATCATCTGCCCGGCATCGCTCAGCACATGGAGCAGTTCCAGTTTGTGGGGCTCGCCGCGCCGCGAGCGTTTATGGCGGGCAACGGCCAGAAGGATCCCATTTTCCCGATTGGTGGTACGCGCGATACGATTCGTCGCGCTCAACAGATCTACGGTCTCTACGATTCAGCCGACCACGTGGCGCTGCGCGATGCGCCGGCGGGGCACGGTTGGTCGAAACCGCTCCGTGAGGCAGGGTACGGATGGTTCAACCGTTTTCTGCAGGGGCGTGGCGATGGATCTCCCGTTGCCGAACCGGAGATTCCACTGGAGGACCGAAGTTCGAAGGATCTGTATGTTTTCAAAGATGGCAAATTGCCAGCCGATGCGAAGAGCTATGTCGATCTGGTGCGTGAAGAGGCGGACCGATTGGTGCAAGGTTATGCAGGCGTGCCGAGCGACGCCGACGAATATGCTGCTTGGGCGAAGGATTTGCGCGGCAAGCTCTGGGAGACCTTGGGTGGCAAGCCGGTCGAGTTCGAATCGCCGGCCGCGGAGCACGGAGCGTTTGATTGGGAAGGACACAGCGTCAAGCGACTCTCGATTCGTACCGAACGCGATCTGGAAGTTCCGGCTCTGCTGATCCAGCCCGAAGATGCCCAAGGGCCGATGCCGTTGGTGATCGTTCTCGACGCCGGTGGCAAGCAGGCCGCGATGAAGTCGGAGACGGTGGGGCGTTTGCTCGACCAGCCGATCGCTGTTTTAGCGCTCGACGTGCGGTCGCTGGGAGAAGGGAAGGTCAACCCGAATCAGTGTGCCAGCGACGCGATCGTGCTCGGTCGTCCGCTGTTGGCTCAACAGGCGTGGGATGTGATCTCCGCTGCCCGCACGCTTTCGGGGCAGGAAGAATTTGACAAGGTCGCCGTTTACGGTCGTGGAAGTACCGGTCTGATCGCGATGCTCGCCGCGGCCCTCTCCGATGAGATCGATGCCGTGGCGACGCAGTGGACGATCGGTAGTTTCGTCGATGCGATTGCCGATCCGCTGCCGCAACCGATGTGGGTTTATGCTCCCAACATCCTCAAGGTAGCCGATGTCTCTCAGTTGGCTGCGCTCTGTGCACCGCGACCTTTGCTGTGGGCCAATCCGGTTGATGGTAAAAAGGAAGCGATCACAGGCGCCAACGGTAAGTTGTTGTTCGATCCGGTCTTAGCCGCGTACCGCGCGACGGATGCGGAGTCGGATGCAAAGCTCGCCACGGGCAAAGAGTCCGATCAAGCGGCGGGCGATTTCCTGATCAAGACGCTGTTGCCGTAG
- a CDS encoding DUF1559 domain-containing protein yields MRVLRAKRGFTLVELLVVIAIIGILVGLLLPAVQAARESARRMQCSNNMKQLGLALHNYHDTYRTFPAYRQKAGNPSALDFQGYGPMIPLLPFIEQSAVYDLVKTTSRDFYLPITSAVDGLVAGMPMDAFTCPSNLPFPSSTVRGGSSYAVCAGSNIGWTVAESRRNGVFGMDVPTKMARIIDGTSNTIMLGEHLSGDGDDSLYRKKTDLVRAQPWTAANESTTQGPITDGEMAAYGQACEAGSNNHTSYYGYRWGRPVYIYTVFNTLAPPNWKYPSCMTCATCGAGDSSGVYPARSRHPGGAMHALADASVRFMTETVELQVYHGLGSRDGGEVVTLP; encoded by the coding sequence ATGAGAGTACTTCGTGCGAAACGAGGTTTCACTCTGGTGGAACTTCTTGTTGTGATCGCGATCATTGGAATTTTGGTCGGGCTGTTGCTGCCGGCGGTTCAGGCGGCACGCGAGTCGGCTCGGCGGATGCAATGTTCCAACAACATGAAGCAGTTGGGGCTGGCGCTGCACAACTATCACGACACCTACAGGACGTTCCCGGCGTATCGGCAGAAGGCGGGCAACCCGTCGGCGCTCGATTTTCAGGGTTACGGTCCGATGATCCCCTTGCTCCCCTTCATCGAGCAGTCGGCTGTCTACGACCTGGTCAAAACAACTTCCCGCGACTTCTATCTGCCGATCACTTCGGCTGTCGATGGTCTGGTCGCTGGCATGCCGATGGATGCGTTCACCTGTCCTTCCAACCTGCCGTTCCCAAGTTCGACGGTGCGTGGTGGGTCGAGCTATGCCGTATGTGCAGGTTCAAATATCGGCTGGACGGTTGCCGAGTCGCGACGCAACGGCGTCTTTGGGATGGATGTCCCGACCAAGATGGCAAGGATCATCGATGGGACGTCCAATACGATCATGCTGGGTGAGCATCTCTCGGGAGATGGGGACGACTCCTTGTACCGCAAGAAGACCGACCTGGTTCGCGCTCAACCATGGACGGCCGCCAACGAATCGACGACGCAGGGACCGATTACCGATGGCGAAATGGCTGCATATGGTCAAGCCTGCGAGGCGGGAAGCAACAATCACACCAGCTACTACGGCTATCGTTGGGGCCGCCCCGTCTACATCTACACGGTCTTCAACACCTTGGCCCCGCCAAACTGGAAATACCCCAGTTGCATGACGTGTGCAACGTGTGGGGCGGGAGACAGCAGCGGCGTCTACCCTGCGCGAAGCCGTCATCCCGGCGGAGCGATGCACGCGCTGGCTGACGCTTCGGTACGGTTTATGACCGAAACGGTCGAGCTTCAGGTGTATCACGGTTTGGGATCGCGCGACGGTGGGGAAGTGGTGACGCTTCCATAG
- a CDS encoding DUF1559 domain-containing protein encodes MKRFVPNRKGFTLVELLVVIAIIGILVGLLLPAVQAAREAARRMQCSNNLKQMGLALQNYHDTMLRFPPGFMSHSRLGWGALLLPYMEQTPLHDQMDSHGAFDANSTNGYWLGITSGSPAAANVALIDAKVSIPGYLCPSDTMGEFNTEMNDYATSNYVGTRSGCHFASPTDTTCTQTAGALPSTGDYANISRRFRDFTDGTSSTIMIGEKTTKGTPNGSLWIGAYDNEAARVMARVYRTVWAAPDYLLNQDYAWTISSLHPGGAQLVFADGSTHFLSETIDVHTWAALGTVSSGEIVGEY; translated from the coding sequence ATGAAACGATTCGTGCCAAATCGCAAGGGTTTTACGCTTGTCGAGCTATTGGTCGTGATTGCGATCATCGGGATTCTGGTTGGGTTGTTGTTGCCCGCCGTTCAAGCGGCTCGGGAGGCTGCGCGTCGGATGCAGTGCTCGAACAACTTGAAACAGATGGGACTCGCGTTGCAAAACTACCACGACACGATGCTCCGTTTTCCGCCAGGCTTCATGAGCCACAGTCGTCTGGGGTGGGGGGCGCTGCTTCTCCCTTACATGGAGCAAACACCGCTCCACGACCAGATGGACAGTCACGGTGCGTTCGATGCGAATTCCACCAATGGCTACTGGCTCGGGATTACATCGGGATCGCCGGCGGCGGCAAACGTGGCGCTGATCGATGCCAAGGTATCGATCCCTGGCTACTTGTGCCCCTCGGACACGATGGGAGAGTTCAACACCGAGATGAACGACTATGCCACCTCGAATTATGTCGGAACGCGTTCGGGGTGCCATTTTGCATCTCCGACCGACACAACCTGTACGCAAACGGCCGGTGCGCTACCTTCGACGGGAGATTATGCCAATATCAGTCGCCGTTTCCGCGACTTCACCGATGGCACCAGCAGCACGATTATGATCGGCGAAAAGACGACCAAAGGGACTCCTAACGGATCGTTGTGGATTGGAGCTTATGATAATGAGGCAGCGCGCGTAATGGCTCGCGTCTATCGCACGGTATGGGCTGCTCCCGACTATCTGTTGAACCAAGACTACGCGTGGACCATCAGCAGTTTGCATCCCGGTGGTGCTCAGTTGGTGTTCGCCGATGGGAGTACCCACTTCCTTTCCGAGACGATCGATGTGCACACCTGGGCCGCCCTGGGGACGGTTAGCAGTGGAGAGATCGTCGGCGAATACTAA
- a CDS encoding carboxypeptidase-like regulatory domain-containing protein: protein MHAISHARYGLSLPVAILAICCLGCSEDGPELGAVTGTVTLDGQPLSGALVTLAPESGRSSSGRTDEAGHYELKFTFDRAGAHVGSHLVRITTAGNPESEARSEEKLPARYNSETELKAQVESGSNQLDFELTSGGAPPSKSKPAGVSSSRSSA from the coding sequence ATGCACGCCATTTCCCACGCCCGGTACGGGCTGTCGTTGCCTGTCGCTATTCTTGCAATTTGTTGTCTCGGATGCTCTGAAGATGGTCCAGAACTGGGGGCCGTCACCGGAACGGTCACGTTGGATGGTCAGCCTCTTTCGGGGGCGCTGGTGACTTTGGCGCCGGAATCGGGTCGGTCGTCGTCGGGTCGGACCGATGAAGCGGGACACTATGAGCTGAAGTTTACGTTTGATCGTGCCGGAGCCCATGTGGGCAGCCATTTGGTGCGGATCACGACAGCGGGGAATCCTGAATCAGAGGCCCGGTCCGAAGAAAAGCTTCCAGCGCGATACAACAGCGAGACCGAGCTGAAGGCGCAGGTCGAATCGGGCTCCAATCAACTCGACTTCGAACTAACTTCTGGCGGTGCTCCGCCTTCGAAATCTAAGCCGGCTGGTGTTTCCAGTTCACGGTCGAGCGCCTGA
- a CDS encoding DUF1559 family PulG-like putative transporter: MSHVRTPEMIRFAPRRALTLPEVVVVILAVTILLTLAIPTILSMRASSRRTTCEYRLVQIGVAMAEYQLANRHYPAGTIDSKTPIQNVAEGYHHNWIIALLADLDQQALADQVDPDASVYAAANAVPRETPLPIVRCPSAASNSLPTTSNYAAIYSSLELPIDEQNDGMFFQNRGVTSEEITDGLEYTLFVGEKLSDPQQDLGWISGTRSTIRNVDHPLGIGPQGNPDSVDASSPQDPLWVGGLASRHAGGVNLLLGSGRVRFFATGGDQAVLQQMARRSSEPPSDDGNEGVN, encoded by the coding sequence ATGTCGCATGTCCGAACGCCTGAGATGATTCGATTCGCCCCACGACGCGCACTCACATTGCCCGAAGTGGTGGTCGTGATCCTCGCGGTAACCATTCTGCTGACCCTAGCAATCCCCACGATCCTGTCGATGCGCGCGAGTTCACGACGAACGACCTGCGAATATCGGTTGGTTCAGATTGGCGTCGCGATGGCCGAATACCAATTGGCCAACCGCCACTATCCTGCCGGCACGATCGATTCGAAGACTCCGATCCAGAACGTTGCCGAAGGCTATCACCACAACTGGATCATCGCCCTGCTGGCCGACCTGGACCAACAAGCCCTCGCCGATCAGGTCGATCCCGACGCAAGCGTTTACGCAGCGGCCAACGCGGTCCCTCGCGAGACCCCGCTGCCGATTGTTCGTTGCCCATCGGCAGCCAGCAACTCCCTTCCAACGACCAGCAATTACGCCGCCATCTATTCCTCACTCGAACTGCCGATCGACGAACAGAACGACGGCATGTTCTTTCAAAATCGCGGTGTCACGTCCGAAGAGATCACTGACGGACTCGAATACACGCTGTTCGTCGGTGAGAAGTTGAGCGATCCCCAGCAGGACCTCGGCTGGATCAGCGGCACACGGTCGACGATCCGAAACGTCGACCACCCCTTGGGCATTGGCCCGCAAGGAAATCCAGACTCGGTCGATGCCAGCAGTCCCCAAGATCCGCTGTGGGTCGGCGGACTTGCCAGCCGCCACGCTGGCGGAGTCAATCTGTTACTGGGTAGCGGCCGAGTGCGATTCTTTGCAACCGGCGGCGACCAAGCCGTGCTTCAACAGATGGCCCGTCGGTCCAGCGAACCGCCGAGCGACGATGGGAACGAGGGCGTCAACTAA